A stretch of the Nicotiana tabacum cultivar K326 chromosome 6, ASM71507v2, whole genome shotgun sequence genome encodes the following:
- the LOC142181823 gene encoding uncharacterized protein LOC142181823 has translation MVNLPFVEAFQEMPGFSKFLKDLITKKKTTKNKVVNITHWVSTIIATTAIQKKEDLGAFTIPCTIGLRNFVRAFCDNGASINLMPLVIYTQAGLGIPRPTSMRLQTADRSLKRSLRIADDVLVKVGKFLIAVDFVILDCAIDKEIPIILGRPFLAT, from the coding sequence ATGGTAAACCTCCCCttcgtggaagcatttcaagagatgccAGGTTTTTCTAAGTTCTTGAAGGATTTGATCACTAAGAAGAAAACCACTAAAAATAAAGTGGTGAATATCACTCATTGGGTTAGTACTATTATTGCCACAACCGCCATTCAAAAGAAAGAGGATCTAGGAGCCTtcacaattccatgcactatCGGGTTGCGTAACTTTGTGCGAGCCTTTTGTGATAATGGGGCTAGCATCAACTTGATGCCCCTTGTCATTTACACGCAAGCAGGATTGGGAATTCCTAGACCTACAAGTATGAGGTTACAAACGGCTGACCGTTCATTAAAGAGGTCATTAAGAATAGCTGATGATGTGCTTGTGAAGGTGGGGAAGTTTCTCATCGCCGTTGACTTTGTGATTCTCGATTGTGCTATTGATAAAGAAATACCTATCATCTTGGGGAGACCATTCCTTGCTACCTGA
- the LOC107819531 gene encoding uncharacterized protein LOC107819531 encodes MESKGKEKIKSKKKKQSVPTFSTMPNMSHPLPHPPQSTSLSSTMFTIPAPSNNSVQYYSMPAKGGQSNTVFNFVPTSFIPLSSPGFHGGSPAVVPSVFYGSQHTDSPAVSPPGFHGSQHTGSPAAAPPSFHGSQHTGLPAVEPPSFHGSQHDGASFVAPSSSSPSSSSIPSISRLDIGFSRPATSSAASAPSHRCRFLPSFQATHLVTDSMKPFYHEPWTSWGKIPYSIREQMWNQFRTRCTWHPQHQNAINSIFEKKAAIRIKDTMCAARNSGKMPE; translated from the exons ATGGAATCTAAGGGGAAGGAGAAAATaaaatctaagaagaaaaaacAATCTGTTCCAACTTTCTCAACTATGCCAAATATGAGTCATCCTCTTCCTCATCCTCCTCAATCGACTTCATTGTCATCCACCATGTTTACTATCCCCGCTCCATCTAATAATTCAGTTCAGTATTATTCTATGCCTGCTAAAGGCGGTCAAAGTAACACCGTTTTTAACTTTGTACCCACATCTTTTATACCATTATCTTCACCGGGCTTTCATGGTGGCTCACCAGCTGTTGTACCCTCGGTCTTTTATGGTAGTCAACATACTGACTCACCAGCTGTTTCACCCCCGGGCTTTCATGGTAGTCAGCATACTGGCTCACCAGCTGCTGCACCCCCGAGCTTTCATGGTAGTCAGCATACTGGCTTACCAGCTGTTGAACCCCCGAGCTTTCATGGTAGTCAGCATGATGGTGCATCTTTTGTTGCTCCATCATCTTCCAGTCCATCATCATCATCCATTCCCAGCATATCTAGGTTGGATATTGGATTCTCTCGCCCAGCTACATCTAGTGCTGCTTCTgcaccatctcatagatgcag GTTTTTGCCATCCTTTCAAGCTACACATTTGGTTACAGATTCTATGAAGCCATTTTATCATGAGCCGTGGACTTCTTGGGGAAAGATACCGTACAGCATCAGAGAGCAAATGTGGAATCAATTTAgg ACAAGGTGTACATGGCATCCTCAGCATCAAAATGCAATAAATAGTATTTTCGAGAAGAAAGCTGCTATAAGGATTAAAGATACTATGTGCGCTGCTCGAAATTCCGGTAAAATGCCGGAATGA